A single region of the Nocardioides sp. W7 genome encodes:
- a CDS encoding rhomboid family intramembrane serine protease, protein MTHSPTPQAGVPTCYRHPARESHIRCQRCSRPICPDCMRDAAVGFQCPGCIAEGRKTTRQARAAYGGLRPTNASITTIVLMAINLGVWVVIQGTGRYTSRLYELFGLTPTGTCSLDAGNGYFPSVESEAICAQVADTIWVPGVADGSYWQLLTSAFTHVELWHIAVNMLALYFLGPQLELVLGRLRFLALYLLSGLAGSVLVYWAADPQGTTVGASGAIFGLMGALLVIAYKVGGNVQQLLMWLGLNAVITFTVPNVSWQGHLGGFLGGALVAAVLVYAPRGPRRTAIQVSGLVAFAVLLAVAVVVRTAALAFGVRPSYPQLWRTLCRTTRV, encoded by the coding sequence GTGACGCACTCTCCGACGCCCCAGGCCGGGGTGCCGACCTGCTATCGGCACCCCGCCCGGGAGTCGCACATCCGCTGTCAGCGCTGCAGCCGGCCGATCTGCCCGGACTGCATGCGCGACGCCGCCGTCGGCTTCCAGTGCCCCGGCTGCATCGCCGAGGGTCGCAAGACGACCCGCCAGGCGCGCGCGGCGTACGGCGGGCTGCGGCCGACCAACGCCTCGATCACCACGATCGTGCTGATGGCGATCAACCTCGGCGTCTGGGTGGTGATCCAGGGCACCGGCCGCTACACCTCGCGCCTCTACGAGCTGTTCGGGCTGACGCCCACCGGCACCTGCTCGCTCGACGCGGGCAACGGGTACTTCCCGTCCGTCGAGAGCGAGGCGATCTGTGCGCAGGTCGCCGACACGATCTGGGTCCCGGGGGTGGCGGACGGGTCGTACTGGCAGCTGCTCACCTCGGCCTTCACCCACGTCGAGCTGTGGCACATCGCGGTCAACATGCTCGCGCTGTACTTCCTCGGTCCGCAGCTGGAGCTGGTCCTCGGCCGGCTCCGGTTCCTGGCCCTCTACCTGCTCTCGGGCCTCGCGGGCTCGGTGCTGGTCTACTGGGCGGCGGACCCGCAGGGCACCACGGTCGGCGCCTCGGGCGCGATCTTCGGCCTGATGGGGGCGCTGCTCGTCATCGCCTACAAGGTCGGCGGCAACGTCCAGCAGCTCCTGATGTGGCTGGGCCTGAACGCCGTCATCACCTTCACGGTCCCCAACGTCTCCTGGCAGGGCCACCTCGGCGGGTTCCTCGGAGGCGCGCTGGTCGCCGCCGTCCTCGTCTACGCCCCGCGCGGGCCTCGCCGTACGGCCATCCAGGTCTCGGGCCTGGTCGCCTTCGCCGTGCTGCTCGCGGTCGCGGTCGTCGTCCGTACGGCCGCGCTGGCCTTCGGCGTGCGCCCGAGTTATCCCCAGCTGTGGAGAACCCTGTGCAGAACTACACGCGTGTAG
- a CDS encoding peptidylprolyl isomerase yields the protein MADQQAILKTNKGDIVITLFPNHAPETVANFVGLATGEKSYDAGNGKTGPFYDGLGFHRVIDGFMIQGGCPLGTGTGGPGYTFKDEPHPELVFDKPYLLAMANAGPGTNGSQFFITVGATPWLNRKHTIFGEVADQASRDVVDAIGKVKTGPADRPVEPIVFESVEIVNA from the coding sequence ATGGCTGACCAGCAGGCCATCTTGAAGACCAACAAGGGCGACATCGTCATCACCCTGTTCCCGAACCACGCTCCGGAGACGGTCGCGAACTTCGTCGGCCTGGCCACCGGCGAGAAGTCCTACGACGCCGGCAACGGCAAGACCGGACCGTTCTACGACGGTCTCGGCTTCCACCGCGTCATCGACGGCTTCATGATCCAGGGCGGCTGCCCGCTCGGCACCGGCACCGGCGGCCCGGGCTACACGTTCAAGGACGAGCCGCACCCCGAGCTCGTCTTCGACAAGCCCTACCTGCTTGCGATGGCCAACGCCGGCCCGGGCACCAACGGCTCGCAGTTCTTCATCACCGTCGGTGCGACGCCGTGGCTGAACCGCAAGCACACGATTTTCGGTGAGGTCGCCGACCAGGCCTCGCGCGACGTCGTCGACGCGATCGGGAAGGTCAAGACCGGCCCCGCGGACCGGCCCGTCGAGCCGATCGTGTTCGAGTCGGTCGAGATCGTCAACGCCTGA